A genomic region of Zalophus californianus isolate mZalCal1 chromosome 11, mZalCal1.pri.v2, whole genome shotgun sequence contains the following coding sequences:
- the ACAT1 gene encoding acetyl-CoA acetyltransferase, mitochondrial, whose protein sequence is MAVLLALLRGSVRARGPLLQRPLQEIRYMERGYISKPTLNEVVIVSAARTPIGSFLGSLSSLPAAKLGSTAIQGAIEKAGIPKEEVKEVYMGNVLQGGEGQAPARQAALGAGLPVSTPCTTVNKVCASGMKAIMMASQSLMCGHQDVMVAGGMESMSNVPYVMNRGATPYGGVRLEDLIVKDGLTDVYNKIHMGNCAENTAKKMNIAREEQDTYAINSYTRSKAAWEAGKFGNEVIPVTITVKGQPDVLVKEDEEYKRVDFSKVPKLKTVFQKENGTVTAANASTLNDGAAALLLMTAAAARRLNVTPLARVAAFADAAVEPIDFPVAPAYAVPKVLKAAGLKKEDITMWEVNEAFSLVVLANIKMLDLDPQKVNINGGAVSLGHPIGMSGARIVVHLVQALKQGEYGLASICNGGGGASALLIQKL, encoded by the exons gaAATAAGATACATGGAGCGAGGTTACATATCAAAACCCACTTTGAAT GAAGTGGTCATAGTGAGTGCTGCAAGAACGCCCATTGGATCCTTTCTAGGCAGCCTTTCCTCCCTACCGGCCGCTAAGCTCGGATCCACTGCAATTCAGGGAGCCATCGAAAAGGCAG gGATTCCAAAAGAAGAAGTGAAGGAGGTGTACATGGGGAACGTTCTGCAAGGGGGTGAAGGACAAGCCCCAGCAAGGCAAGCAGCCTTGGGCGCAG GCCTACCTGTTTCTACTCCGTGCACCACTGTAAACAAAGTTTGTGCCTCAGGCATGAAAGCCATCATGATGGCCTCTCAGAGTCTTATGTGTGGGCATCAG GATGTGATGGTGGCAGGCGGGATGGAGAGCATGTCCAATGTTCCCTACGTCATGAACAGAGGGGCAACGCCATATGGTGGCGTCAGGCTTGAAGATTTGATTGTGAAAGATGGGCTAACTGATGTCTACAATAAAATCCATATG GGGAACTGTGCTGAGAACACTGCGAAGAAGATGAACATTGCACGGGAAGAACAGGACACGTACGCGATTAACTCCTACACCAGGAGTAAAGCAGCGTGGGAAGCAGGAAAATTTGGAAATGAAGTTATCCCTGTCACAATTACAGTAAAAG GTCAACCAGATGTACTGGTGAAAGAAGATGAAGAATATAAACGTGTTGACTTTAGCAAAGTTCCAAAGCTGAAGAcagttttccagaaagaaaacg GCACGGTCACGGCTGCCAACGCGAGCACGCTCAACGACGGCGCGGCCGCCCTGCTGCTCAtgaccgccgccgccgcccggagGCTCAATGTGACGCCGCTGGCCAGAGTGGCAG cattTGCTGATGCTGCTGTTGAACCTATTGATTTTCCAGTTGCACCTGCGTATGCTGTACCTAAG gttCTTAAAGCTGCAGGACTGAAAAAAGAGGATATTACGATGTGGGAGGTGAACGAAGCCTTTAGCCTGGTTGTGCTAGCAAACATTAAAATGCTGGACCTCGATCCCCAGAAAGTGAACATCAATGGAGGAGCGGTTTCTCTGGGACATCCGATTGG GATGTCCGGAGCCAGGATTGTTGTTCACTTGGTTCAGGCCTTGAAGCAAGGGGAGTACGGTCTCGCCAGTATCTGCAATGGAGGAGGGGGAGCGTCTGCCCTGCTGATCCAGAAGCTGTAG